One Vigna unguiculata cultivar IT97K-499-35 chromosome 7, ASM411807v1, whole genome shotgun sequence genomic region harbors:
- the LOC114190724 gene encoding zinc finger protein ZAT11-like: MKRQRESEGATLESWDITNCLTMTDKTVSATFPEEAFECRTCNRKFSSFQALGGHKKVKVVEEKEKHLKRTRSDPKTHMRRRRAINQVVAKVSVMKRSSNAKPFCFDLNLTPLQNHFNFFFFTKLSPKLNSH; the protein is encoded by the coding sequence ATGAAGAGACAGAGAGAAAGTGAAGGAGCAACACTAGAAAGCTGGGACATCACAAACTGTTTAACCATGACAGATAAAACTGTTTCCGCCACATTCCCAGAAGAAGCATTTGAGTGCAGAACGTGCAACCGCAAGttctcttcatttcaagccctGGGTGGCCACAAGAAAGTGAAAGTTgttgaagagaaagagaaacatCTGAAACGAACACGGAGTGATCCCAAAACTCACATGAGAAGACGCAGAGCTATAAACCAGGTTGTTGCCAAAGTTTCTGTCATGAAAAGATCGTCTAATGCTAAGCCTTTCTGCTTCGACCTCAACTTAACTCCTCTCCAGAATCActtcaacttcttcttcttcacaaaACTGTCACCTAAACTTAATTCTCATTAG